In Methanobacteriales archaeon HGW-Methanobacteriales-1, the following are encoded in one genomic region:
- the fhcD gene encoding formylmethanofuran--tetrahydromethanopterin N-formyltransferase, which translates to MEINGVEIEDTFAEAFGIQVSRLLVTAATKKLAKIAATEATGYGTSVIGCPAEAGIDCYVPPSETPDGRPGYIIMICNMNKGKLDHELLERVGMCILTAATTAVFDALDDEDEKLKTGQKLKFFGDGYEKKLELDGRTIFSIPLMSGDFLIEGELGIKSGVAGGNLIILADSQAAGLLAAEVAVDAIENVPGTITPFPGGIVASGSKVGSNKYKFLGASTNEKMCVTLKDEVEDTQIPADVNGVYEIVIDGVDEESVKAATKAAVEAAVKVSGVLKISAVNFGGDLGAYKIALHDLF; encoded by the coding sequence ATGGAAATAAATGGTGTGGAAATAGAAGACACTTTTGCAGAAGCATTTGGAATACAAGTTTCACGATTGCTGGTAACAGCAGCAACAAAAAAACTGGCTAAAATAGCCGCTACTGAAGCTACTGGATACGGAACATCTGTTATCGGATGCCCGGCGGAAGCAGGTATTGATTGTTATGTACCTCCATCAGAAACCCCTGATGGCCGGCCAGGATATATAATCATGATCTGTAACATGAACAAGGGAAAACTTGATCATGAATTATTAGAGCGTGTAGGAATGTGTATTCTTACTGCGGCTACAACTGCAGTCTTTGATGCTCTTGATGATGAGGATGAAAAACTAAAAACCGGTCAAAAACTGAAATTCTTCGGGGACGGTTATGAGAAAAAATTGGAACTTGATGGAAGAACCATATTTTCTATCCCGCTCATGTCTGGAGACTTCTTAATTGAAGGAGAATTAGGAATTAAATCGGGTGTAGCTGGAGGAAACCTCATAATACTTGCTGATAGTCAAGCAGCAGGTTTACTCGCTGCAGAAGTTGCAGTAGATGCTATTGAAAATGTCCCAGGTACCATTACTCCATTCCCTGGAGGAATTGTAGCCTCTGGTTCTAAAGTAGGATCCAACAAATACAAATTCTTAGGTGCTTCTACCAACGAAAAAATGTGCGTAACTCTAAAAGACGAAGTGGAAGATACTCAAATCCCTGCTGATGTCAATGGTGTTTACGAAATCGTTATTGATGGTGTAGATGAAGAATCTGTTAAAGCAGCAACTAAAGCCGCTGTTGAAGCCGCAGTTAAAGTTTCTGGTGTTTTAAAAATCAGTGCTGTAAACTTTGGTGGAGACCTGGGTGCTTACAAAATAGCTTTACATGATTTATTCTAA